The Euphorbia lathyris chromosome 8, ddEupLath1.1, whole genome shotgun sequence genome has a window encoding:
- the LOC136202854 gene encoding F-box/LRR-repeat protein 15-like isoform X1 — MVQLMELRVSHCYMMEEIVATDDADCKEHDVIVFKKLKCLKLEGLHRLNSFCSGNYDYSFPLLEEVNVKGCSIMKFFCGGELSTPKLRGVRYEGEQQWEGNLNATISCHLKEWVGGHFEEGSVFQNVESLEVVKDAICSKALLANQLHFLNRLRKITVSDCESVQVVFDLEGLSAEGRSVGLLWQLNEIQLANLPMLSQLCNKAPTAILDFSKLTVLKINNCSKLEYAFTWSMASCLFQLQSIVVKNCEMMETIIKEEEAEDVAHVILGSLEYIDVQCLPKFSSIYSGSGDLECPSLKMIDIRNCLNIKSFISKLTKEDGEGKQDHNIIHFSHKVFPKLEWLLLDIRSITAILQIELPVNFFSNVKNLELLYYSATTKSDVRLLHFLSRLPNVNELGFCVSSVEELFEFEGLSGNVEGAVTKLPQIRALKLENLNHLKQIWWQNSQLINLASSSSSFQNLTSLEANRCNQLRNLITSSVAKTLVQLETLTVESCKMLMVIVEDRNDETTEEIVFTKMKTLKLINLQSLRSFSLGNSTFEFPCLEEIVLEKCPNMRVFCPGNISTPLLNCVKEDAWQDNFYWEGDLNNTIEHIYKKMAGFKDLDDVKLSIFPMLKDKWGGQFAFENFPR, encoded by the exons ATGGTCCAACTAATGGAATTAAGAGTAAGTCATTGTTATATGATGGAAGAAATTGTTGCAACTGATGATGCAGACTGCAAAGAGCATGATGTGATCGTTTTCAAGAAGCTGAAGTGTTTGAAACTTGAGGGCTTACATAGACTAAACAGCTTTTGCTCTGGCAATTACGACTATAGTTTCCCATTGTTAGAAGAAGTAAATGTCAAGGGTTGCTCTATAATGAAGTTTTTTTGTGGCGGAGAGTTGAGCACACCAAAATTACGAGGAGTACGATATGAAGGTGAACAACAGTGGGAAGGAAATCTTAATGCAACTATATCATGCCATTTAAAAGAATGG GTTGGTGGACATTTTGAAGAAGGGAGTGTCTTCCAAAATGTAGAATCTCTAGAAGTGGTGAAAGATGCaatttgttcaaaagctttatTAGCCAATCAACTGCACTTCTTGAACAGGCTGAGAAAGATTACTGTAAGTGACTGTGAGTCAGTACAAGTAGTTTTTGATTTGGAAGGGCTATCTGCTGAAGGTAGATCTGTTGGACTACTATGGCAATTAAATGAAATACAACTGGCTAATCTACCCATGTTGAGCCAATTATGCAACAAGGCTCCTACGGCCATTTTGGACTTCAGCAAATTGACAGTGCTGAAAATAAACAACTGTAGCAAGTTGGAATATGCATTTACTTGGTCCATGGCTTCATGCCTCTTTCAACTCCAAAGCATAGTAGTGAAAAATTGTGAGATGATGGAAACAATAATAAAGGAAGAGGAAGCAGAGGATGTAGCCCACGTGATACTTGGTTCACTGGAATATATCGATGTGCAATGTTTGCCAAAGTTTTCAAGTATTTATTCAGGAAGTGGTGATTTAGAATGTCCATCATTGAAGATGATTGACATAAGGAACTGTCTAAATATCAaatcattcatttcaaaattGACAAAGGAAGATGGAGAAGGCAAGCAAGACCACAATATTATTCATTTCAGCCATAAG GTATTTCCTAAATTGGAATGGTTGTTATTAGACATCAGGTCCATCACAGCTATACTGCAAATTGAATTGCCCGTAAACTTCTTTTCAAATGTCAAAAATCTTGAGTTGCTATATTACTCTGCCACAACCAAATCAGATGTTCGTCTTCTTCATTTCCTTTCAAGATTACCAAATGTTAATGAACTCGGGTTCTGTGTTTCTTCTGTTGAAGAGCTCTTTGAATTTGAAGGACTCAGCGGTAACGTGGAAGGAGCTGTGACTAAACTGCCACAAATAAGAGCTTTGAAACTAGAAAATCTTAATCATTTGAAGCAAATATGGTGGCAGAATTCTCAATTGATTAATTTGGCATCATCCTCTTCATCCTTCCAAAATCTGACAAGTCTTGAAGCAAATCGATGCAATCAATTGAGAAATTTGATAACATCATCAGTAGCCAAAACTTTGGTGCAACTTGAGACGTTAACAGTAGAATCTTGCAAGATGTTGATGGTAATAGTAGAAGACAGAAATGATGAAACAACAGAGGAGATTGTTTTCACCAAAATGAAAACACTGAAGCTTATTAATCTGCAAAGTCTCAGAAGCTTCTCCTTAGGCAATTCCACTTTCGAATTCCCATGTTTGGAGGAAATTGTCCTGGAAAAGTGCCCCAACATGAGAGTCTTTTGTCCTGGAAACATAAGCACACCGTTGCTAAACTGTGTAAAAGAAGACGCATGGCAGGACAACTTTTATTGGGAAGGAGACCTCAACAATACCATTGAACACATATACAAGAAAATG GCTGGGTTTAAAGATTTAGATGATGTCAAACTTTCAATATTTCCTATGCTGAAAGATAAATGGGGTGGCCAATTTGCATTCGAGAATTTTCCTCGTTAG
- the LOC136203584 gene encoding large ribosomal subunit protein eL42-like, with the protein MVNVPKTKKTYCKSKECKKHTLHKVTQYKKGKDSLSAQGKRRYDRKQSGYGGQTKPVFHKKAKTTKKIVLRLQCQGCKHVSQHPIKRCKHFEIGGDKKGKGTSLF; encoded by the exons ATG GTGAATGTTCCCAAGACTAAGAAAACTTACTGCAAGAGCAAGGAATGCAAAAAGCACACCTTGCACAAGGTTACTCAGTACAAGAAAGGAAAAGATAGCCTTTCAGCTCAGGGGAAAAGGCGTTATGATCGCAAACAGTCAGGATATGGTGGGCAGACAAAGCCTGTCTTCCACAAGAAG GCCAAAACCACAAAGAAGATTGTTCTGAGGCTTCAATGCCAAGGATGCAAGCATGTCTCACAGCATCCAATTAAG AGGTGCAAGCATTTTGAGATTGGTGGAGACAAGAAGGGCAAGGGAACTTCACTCTTCTAA
- the LOC136202656 gene encoding uncharacterized protein has product MDFNNTNSNHYSPSSSSTSTSSTPHPSAAITATTTTTATSTDPMQSWWESISKARARILSLSSLLPSDLSISSLADSDRPALSFLSSIDAYTLFSSAISVSSSGSGADPLCQWLYETYLSSDPHLRLIVLSFVPLILGLYLSRIHSSDSASAPSLAGFEAVLLAIYSSEAKSRAGKPVLVQIPDLSQPSLYHTPRNKQNSPGLDNSRSPVGVLSPPLEPQIAVKSTKRPVIVGVVLDCYFKQISQMPSWSKVELCKYASSWAGQDCACKDKFDGDKEVEIENGNGTEYNNGYFLEGRRLSNGYDSNGHEHEIENVAEEMQKLGIERNGTEDLKSKGVKIPLPWEILQPLLRILGHCLLGPVNSQDVKDAASLAVRRLYARGSHDLSPQAILATRSLIQLDKRARDAAKMVAAAAANVSSNANTPSKAKKPEILLVSK; this is encoded by the coding sequence ATGGACTTCAACAACACTAACTCCAACCACtactctccttcttcttcctccactTCCACCTCCTCCACTCCCCATCCTTCCGCCGCCATCaccgccaccaccaccaccaccgccACCTCGACTGATCCTATGCAGTCTTGGTGGGAATCCATCTCTAAAGCTCGCGCTCGAATTCTTTCCCTTTCTTCCCTTCTCCCTTCCGATCTCTCAATTTCTTCTCTTGCTGATTCCGATCGCCCTGCTCTTTCCTTCCTCTCTTCAATTGACGCTTATACTCTGTTCTCTTCTGCTATTTCTGTTTCTTCCTCTGGTTCTGGCGCTGATCCTTTATGTCAATGGCTTTATGAGACCTATCTTTCTTCCGACCCTCATCTTCGTCTAATTGTACTGTCTTTTGTTCCTCTTATTTTGGGGTTGTATCTTTCCCGGATCCACTCGTCAGATTCTGCTTCCGCTCCTTCGCTTGCTGGATTTGAGGCTGTTCTCCTTGCTATTTACTCGTCGGAAGCGAAATCTCGCGCTGGTAAGCCGGTTCTTGTTCAGATTCCTGATCTTTCGCAGCCGTCGCTTTATCATACTCCTCGGAACAAGCAGAATTCACCTGGATTGGATAATTCTCGGTCGCCTGTTGGGGTTTTGTCGCCGCCATTGGAACCGCAGATCGCGGTGAAGTCTACAAAGCGGCCGGTTATTGTTGGTGTTGTCCTTGATTGTTATTTCAAGCAGATCTCGCAAATGCCGAGCTGGTCTAAGGTTGAATTGTGTAAATATGCAAGCTCTTGGGCTGGGCAGGATTGTGCTTGTAAAGACAAATTCGATGGTGATAAAGAAGTTGAAATTGAGAATGGAAATGGAACTGAATATAATAATGGGTACTTTTTGGAGGGGAGGAGATTAAGTAATGGATATGACAGCAATGGGCATGAACACGAGATTGAAAACGTTGCAGAGGAAATGCAGAAATTGGGGATTGAAAGAAATGGCACTGAGGATCTAAAGTCTAAAGGAGTGAAGATTCCACTGCCTTGGGAGATTTTGCAGCCATTGTTGAGAATTCTGGGACATTGTTTATTGGGGCCTGTGAATTCTCAAGATGTTAAGGATGCTGCATCTCTTGCAGTTAGGCGGTTGTATGCTAGAGGGTCTCACGATTTATCTCCACAGGCCATATTGGCCACTCGTAGTCTCATTCAGCTGGATAAGAGAGCTCGGGATGCTGCAAAGATGGTCGCAGCAGCAGCTGCTAATGTTTCCTCCAATGCTAATACACCTAGTAAAGCTAAGAAGCCAGAAATTCTTTTGGTTTCGAAGTGA
- the LOC136202854 gene encoding putative disease resistance protein At1g63350 isoform X2 produces MGWPICIREFSSLERLVVDECPMISNAISSHQLQHLKELKVLIVEKCDLVEQVFDLEGLYATEFRIDERMENLNELHLVDLPKLTHVWSKDPQQILSFENLQLLKVHNCGNLTFIFNLSMALTLPNLRSVEVKNCSLVEHIIAKAEEEKMQEYQTIFPSLESMNLQYFDKLSSFYSASGFLECPSLKMIEVVECPNMELFASTIPNGQESISNECMFLGNKIEIPGLEELKVEWNRLKSILYDDNQLEFLHRLKCIDLTGFQCEEYAILPSNFLQHFPKLEKLALSDALIEEINLQDSMSKDAVSLALLTKLKLSNLPKLKYLVNDDSHPVPLFQNLEDLEVVECNRLEILVPSTVSFQNLTNLEVSKCDGLINLITTSTARSLVQLKRMNVKDCKMMQEIVAIASDGVECEIRFSQLEYLGLDDLPCLTSFCCGNFDFHFPSLEEVVVTGCPNMTIFAEQVPTAPKLLKVKTGIHEYWEPERGWGWEWEWEWRGIWESSKWKLEHEWEWEGSLNNTIQALFMEKHADEKIE; encoded by the exons ATGGGGTGGCCAATTTGCATTCGAGAATTTTCCTCGTTAGAAAGGTTGGTGGTGGATGAGTGTCCAATGATCTCAAATGCCATATCATCACATCAACTTCAGCATTTGAAGGAGTTGAAAGTACTAATAGTAGAAAAATGTGATTTAGTCGAACAAGTGTTTGATTTGGAAGGACTATATGCTACGGAGTTTAGAATTGACGAGAGAATGGAGAATTTAAATGAACTGCACTTAGTTGATCTGCCAAAGTTGACCCATGTGTGGAGCAAGGATCCTCAACAAATTCTGAGTTTCGAAAATCTCCAACTGCTCAAAGTTCACAATTGTGGCAACTTAACATTTATATTTAATCTCTCAATGGCTTTAACTCTTCCAAACCTTCGAAGTGTTGAAGTTAAAAACTGCAGTCTGGTGGAACATATAATTGCAAAAGCAGAGGAGGAAAAAATGCAGGAATATCAAACAATTTTTCCATCTTTGGAGTCCATGAATCTAcaatattttgataaattgtCGAGTTTTTATTCTGCAAGTGGGTTTCTAGAATGTCCATCCTTGAAAATGATCGAAGTAGTTGAATGTCCAAATATGGAATTATTTGCTTCAACAATTCCAAACGGACAAGAATCAATAAGCAATGAGTGCATGTTTCTGGGCAACAAG ATTGAAATTCCAGGACTGGAAGAATTGAAAGTGGAATGGAACAGATTGAAGAGTATACTGTATGACGACAATCAACTCGAATTCCTACACAGACTGAAGTGCATTGATTTAACAGGCTTCCAATGTGAAGAATATGCAATTTTGCCATCTAATTTCCTTCAACATTTTCCCAAATTGGAGAAGCTTGCTTTAAGTGATGCTTTAATTGAAGAAATAAACCTTCAAGACTCAATGAGCAAAGATGCAGTGTCACTTGCATTGTTAACAAAATTAAAGCTATCAAATCTGCCAAAGCTTAAGTATCTAGTCAATGATGATTCCCATCCAGTGCCCTTGTTTCAGAATTTGGAAGATTTGGAAGTAGTTGAATGCAACAGATTGGAGATTCTAGTGCCTTCCACAGTGTCATttcaaaatttaacaaatttaGAAGTGTCAAAGTGTGATGGGCTGATAAATCTGATTACTACTTCAACAGCTAGGAGTCTTGTGCAGCTCAAAAGAATGAATGTGAAGGATTGTAAAATGATGCAAGAAATTGTAGCCATTGCATCGGATGGAGTGGAATGTGAGATTCGGTTCAGTCAACTAGAGTACCTAGGACTCGATGATTTGCCATGCCTCACAAGCTTCTGCTGTGGGAATTTTGATTTCCATTTCCCATCTTTGGAAGAAGTGGTGGTTACAGGATGCCCCAACATGACGATTTTTGCTGAGCAAGTTCCAACTGCACCAAAGCTATTGAAAGTTAAAACAGGAATACACGAGTATTGGGAACCGGAACGGGGATGGGGatgggaatgggaatgggaatggAGAGGGATATGGGAATCATCGAAATGGAAACTGGAACATGAATGGGAATGGGAGGGCAGCCTTAATAACACCATTCAAGCATTATTTATGGAAAAA CATGCTGATGAAAAGATTGAATGA
- the LOC136202854 gene encoding putative disease resistance protein At1g63350 isoform X3 — protein sequence MGWPICIREFSSLERLVVDECPMISNAISSHQLQHLKELKVLIVEKCDLVEQVFDLEGLYATEFRIDERMENLNELHLVDLPKLTHVWSKDPQQILSFENLQLLKVHNCGNLTFIFNLSMALTLPNLRSVEVKNCSLVEHIIAKAEEEKMQEYQTIFPSLESMNLQYFDKLSSFYSASGFLECPSLKMIEVVECPNMELFASTIPNGQESISNECMFLGNKIEIPGLEELKVEWNRLKSILYDDNQLEFLHRLKCIDLTGFQCEEYAILPSNFLQHFPKLEKLALSDALIEEINLQDSMSKDAVSLALLTKLKLSNLPKLKYLVNDDSHPVPLFQNLEDLEVVECNRLEILVPSTVSFQNLTNLEVSKCDGLINLITTSTARSLVQLKRMNVKDCKMMQEIVAIASDGVECEIRFSQLEYLGLDDLPCLTSFCCGNFDFHFPSLEEVVVTGCPNMTIFAEQVPTAPKLLKVKTGIHEYWEPERGWGWEWEWEWRGIWESSKWKLEHEWEWEGSLNNTIQALFMEKVCTH from the exons ATGGGGTGGCCAATTTGCATTCGAGAATTTTCCTCGTTAGAAAGGTTGGTGGTGGATGAGTGTCCAATGATCTCAAATGCCATATCATCACATCAACTTCAGCATTTGAAGGAGTTGAAAGTACTAATAGTAGAAAAATGTGATTTAGTCGAACAAGTGTTTGATTTGGAAGGACTATATGCTACGGAGTTTAGAATTGACGAGAGAATGGAGAATTTAAATGAACTGCACTTAGTTGATCTGCCAAAGTTGACCCATGTGTGGAGCAAGGATCCTCAACAAATTCTGAGTTTCGAAAATCTCCAACTGCTCAAAGTTCACAATTGTGGCAACTTAACATTTATATTTAATCTCTCAATGGCTTTAACTCTTCCAAACCTTCGAAGTGTTGAAGTTAAAAACTGCAGTCTGGTGGAACATATAATTGCAAAAGCAGAGGAGGAAAAAATGCAGGAATATCAAACAATTTTTCCATCTTTGGAGTCCATGAATCTAcaatattttgataaattgtCGAGTTTTTATTCTGCAAGTGGGTTTCTAGAATGTCCATCCTTGAAAATGATCGAAGTAGTTGAATGTCCAAATATGGAATTATTTGCTTCAACAATTCCAAACGGACAAGAATCAATAAGCAATGAGTGCATGTTTCTGGGCAACAAG ATTGAAATTCCAGGACTGGAAGAATTGAAAGTGGAATGGAACAGATTGAAGAGTATACTGTATGACGACAATCAACTCGAATTCCTACACAGACTGAAGTGCATTGATTTAACAGGCTTCCAATGTGAAGAATATGCAATTTTGCCATCTAATTTCCTTCAACATTTTCCCAAATTGGAGAAGCTTGCTTTAAGTGATGCTTTAATTGAAGAAATAAACCTTCAAGACTCAATGAGCAAAGATGCAGTGTCACTTGCATTGTTAACAAAATTAAAGCTATCAAATCTGCCAAAGCTTAAGTATCTAGTCAATGATGATTCCCATCCAGTGCCCTTGTTTCAGAATTTGGAAGATTTGGAAGTAGTTGAATGCAACAGATTGGAGATTCTAGTGCCTTCCACAGTGTCATttcaaaatttaacaaatttaGAAGTGTCAAAGTGTGATGGGCTGATAAATCTGATTACTACTTCAACAGCTAGGAGTCTTGTGCAGCTCAAAAGAATGAATGTGAAGGATTGTAAAATGATGCAAGAAATTGTAGCCATTGCATCGGATGGAGTGGAATGTGAGATTCGGTTCAGTCAACTAGAGTACCTAGGACTCGATGATTTGCCATGCCTCACAAGCTTCTGCTGTGGGAATTTTGATTTCCATTTCCCATCTTTGGAAGAAGTGGTGGTTACAGGATGCCCCAACATGACGATTTTTGCTGAGCAAGTTCCAACTGCACCAAAGCTATTGAAAGTTAAAACAGGAATACACGAGTATTGGGAACCGGAACGGGGATGGGGatgggaatgggaatgggaatggAGAGGGATATGGGAATCATCGAAATGGAAACTGGAACATGAATGGGAATGGGAGGGCAGCCTTAATAACACCATTCAAGCATTATTTATGGAAAAAGTATGTACACATTAA